Proteins encoded by one window of Cloeon dipterum chromosome 2, ieCloDipt1.1, whole genome shotgun sequence:
- the LOC135937319 gene encoding uncharacterized protein LOC135937319, producing MDSSSEEDDVSSGGGGDADECPAKKARVGDAISVGRARDEELKYWQTEQLARGILDNTLNTMLEHSGQAPDNPVNEVAVEHEAVLMAIQSHGLQHFQRPDEREPSPSLAYHVPSSSSSSGDTACLEHDSFLDAAVAVAIQKKGLGVFTSANSV from the coding sequence ATGGACTCGTCGAGTGAGGAGGACGACGTGtccagcggtggcggcggcgatgcCGACGAGTGTCCGGCGAAGAAGGCGCGCGTCGGCGATGCCATCAGCGTGGGTCGCGCGCGCGACGAAGAGCTCAAGTACTGGCAGACAGAACAGCTGGCGCGCGGCATCCTGGACAACACGCTGAACACGATGCTCGAGCACTCGGGCCAGGCGCCGGACAACCCGGTGAACGAAGTGGCCGTTGAGCACGAGGCCGTGCTGATGGCCATCCAGAGCCACGGCCTGCAGCACTTCCAGCGGCCAGACGAGCGCGAGCCGAGCCCCTCGCTGGCCTACCATGTTCCCTCAAGTTCCTCGTCCAGTGGTGATACAGCTTGTCTCGAGCACGACTCGTTTTTGGACGCGGCCGTCGCGGTGGCCATCCAGAAAAAGGGCCTCGGGGTCTTCACCTCGGCCAACAGTGTCTGA
- the LOC135937317 gene encoding calcium release-activated calcium channel protein 1-like, whose amino-acid sequence MANDRNNLGTSSQILTTKEGVQWRQFFYGHAKLEGTTKTSIFLAAFGMEVITSFQFTQPTHVPSFLVVLLSVNTVILIALHSFAFIIGTCLLPNLEAVTVEYVSPQKGHLGPVPSFSPHERFSGFIGMSHKIAHVFGLFVFMVEVPLVVWVKLWDISQYSGIASVVTMVPFMVLFALFCWYFNFQYNLQMVKTRRNVINDAENQYRCGSQESIEMSSYPNYESHHDTPETPPLRRSLQADFGTQPPVLTKRLSSARKSVTLETVVEYAK is encoded by the exons ATGGCTAACGATCGCAATAATTTAGGGACATCGTCCCAAATTTTAACTACTAAAGAAGGAGTGCAATGGAGACAATTCTTTTATGGACACGCTAAACTTGAGGGCACaacaaaaacatcaattttcctCGCAGCTTTTGGAATG GAAGTGATCACATCCTTCCAATTTACCCAGCCAACACACGTGCCATCATTTTTAGTGGTTCTTCTCTCAGTGAACACAGTAATTTTAATCGCACTGCATTCATTTGCCTTCATAATTGGCACCTGTCTCCTGCCTAACTTGGAAGCCGTCACTGTAGAGTATGTCTCGCCGCAAAAAGGACATCTTGGTCCAGTTCCATCATTTTCTCCCCATGAAAGGTTTTCAGGGTTTATTGGAATGAGTCACAAGATTGCCCACGTTTTTGGTTTGTTCGTGTTTATGGTTGAAGTGCCACTCGTGGTTTGGGTCAAGTTGTGGGACATTTCGCAATATTCAGGCATAGCCAGTGTTGTGACAATGGTGCCGTTCATGGTGTTGTTTGCACTTTTCTGCTGGTATTTTAACTTCCAATATAATCTCCAAATGGTAAAAACCAGACGTAACGTCATCAACGATGCAGAAAATCAATACAGGTGTGGATCGCAGGAGTCAATCGAAATGAGTTCATACCCTAATTACGAATCGCATCATGATACGCCTGAAACACCACCACTAAGACGCAGTCTGCAAGCAGATTTTGGAACTCAACCGCCAGTTCTGACTAAAAGACTCTCAAGCGCTAGAAAAAGTGTCACTTTGGAAACGGTAGTGGAGtatgctaaataa
- the LOC135937316 gene encoding calcium release-activated calcium channel protein 1-like gives MANENSLHRAGFHVLNTKEGVQWRIFHHGYADLEVTTKTSIFLAVFGMGIVSSYQINYPTQVPSWLVAVMLSNSVFLISLHSFAFVIGTWLLPNLEAVSEEYVPPQEGQLKIKPVPSFSPHERFSGFVRMSHRISHVFGLFIFLAQVPLVSWVKYWDVSKNAAIASTAIMVPFMGFFALFCWLFHFHFFSHVFQTRQEVINEVENQYKSVSQESLNCSNYCDCCKGAQESANIVSRRHSLDPDFKVAYDIMRRKSSSLKSVTLQTVMEQTE, from the exons ATGGCTAACGAAAACAGCCTGCATCGTGCAGGATTCCACGTTTTGAACACGAAAGAGGGAGTTCAGTGGAGGATATTCCACCATGGATACGCAGATCTTGAGGTCACAACAAAGACTTCGATATTTCTTGCGGTGTTTGGAATG GGGATAGTGAGTTCGTACCAAATCAACTACCCCACTCAGGTGCCGTCATGGCTCGTTGCAGTCATGCTATCGAACTCGGTGTTTCTGATCTCGCTACACTCATTTGCCTTCGTCATTGGAACTTGGTTGCTTCCGAACTTGGAAGCAGTCAGCGAAGAGTACGTCCCACCGCAAGAAGGACAGCTCAAAATCAAACCAGTACCATCATTTTCCCCACATGAAAGGTTTTCTGGATTTGTCAGAATGAGCCACAGGATTTCCCATGTATTTggtctatttattttccttgctcAAGTACCATTAGTGTCTTGGGTTAAATATTGGGACGTTTCTAAAAACGCTGCTATTGCCAGTACTGCTATAATGGTACCATTCATGGGATTTTTTGCACTGTTCTGTTGGCTCttccattttcatttcttttcacACGTGTTTCAAACCAGGCAGGAGGTTATAAATGAAGTTGAAAATCAGTACAAAAGCGTTTCACAAGAATCTTTAAATTGTAGTAATTATTGCGACTGTTGCAAAGGAGCTCAAGAATCTGCAAACATTGTGTCTCGAAGACACAGTCTAGATCCCGATTTCAAAGTAGCTTATGATATAATGAGAAGAAAATCGAGCTCTTTAAAAAGTGTTACTTTACAGACAGTAATGGAGCAAACAGAATAA
- the LOC135937314 gene encoding BTB/POZ domain-containing protein 2-like codes for MEKDLEEPCNSMSRRMGGINLDDEMPQNMMPPHLNLPHNAHSFGAFDDEESYDQAQPMRRNNSPVPSPQGSQDDVYNNWQASKTTVKERFAFLFNNEILSDVHFLVGRGEQRQRIPAHKFVLSVGSSVFDAMFNGTLALQADEVELPDVEPSSFLALLQFLYSDEVNIGPETVMTTLYTAKKYAVPALEQQCVEFLKRNLQSDNAFMLLTQARLFDEPQLAALCLETIDTNTVEALNADGFTDIDIDSLTAVLERDTLRIREINLFQAVVRWSDAECQRQNLPVSPEHQRSVLGRAILLVRFPLMSVEEFAQGPAQSGLLSDRELVSLFLYFTVNPKPAINFLDAPRCCMMGKELTINRFKEVETRWGYSGTSDRVRFTVDKKIYVIGFGLYGSIHGPADYTATIEIIHTVSGRVIASNNVSYSTDGFNYTFRVMFKQPVEIMANNSYIASVTIKGPDSHYGSKGMRRVIMDCPSGSKVTFNFSYAAGNNNGTSVEDGQIPEIIFCF; via the exons atggaaaag GATTTGGAAGAGCCGTGTAATTCGATGAGCCGACGGATGGGTGGCATCAATTTGGATGACGAAATGCCGCAGAACATGATGCCCCCGCACCTCAACCTTCCACACAACGCTCATTCCTTCGGCGCCTTTGACGACGAAGAGTCGTATGACCAGGCTCAGCCAATGCGGAGGAACAATTCGCCCGTTCCGTCCCCTCAAGGATCCCAAGATGATGTTTACAATAACTGGCAG GCATCAAAAACTACTGTGAAAGAGCGCTTTGCGTTCCTCTTCAATAATGAAATCCTGTCGGATGTGCACTTCCTAGTCGGCCGCGGAGAACAACGCCAAAGAATCCCAGCGCACAAGTTTGTCCTCTCGGTCGGCAGTTCCGTATTCGACGCAATGTTCAACGGCACTCTGGCCCTGCAGGCTGATGAAGTTGAGCTTCCTGACGTGGAGCCGTCCTCCTTCTTGGCTCTGCTGCAGTTTCTGTACTCGGACGAGGTCAACATCGGTCCGGAAACAGTCATGACCACACTGTACACAGCCAAAAAGTACGCCGTGCCTGCTCTGGAGCAGCAGTGTGTCGAGTTTCTCAAGAGGAACCTGCAGTCTGATAATGCGTTCATGCTGCTCACTCAAGCGAGGTTGTTCGATGAGCCGCAGTTGGCCGCTCTATGTCTTGAAACCATTGACACCAACACCGTCGAGGCTCTCAACGCAGATGGCTTCACTGACATTGACATTGATTCACTCACGGCTGTCCTTGAGAGAGATACTTTGCGCATCAGGGAAATCAACCTCTTTCAAGCTGTTGTCAG ATGGTCCGATGCTGAGTGCCAGCGTCAAAATCTGCCAGTGAGTCCAGAACATCAGAGATCTGTCCTCGGCAGGGCCATCCTCCTCGTCCGATTCCCACTGATGAGCGTGGAGGAGTTCGCGCAAGGCCCCGCACAGTCTGGCCTGCTCTCTGACCGAGAGCtcgtttctctctttctctacTTCACAGTCAACCCAAAGCCAGCCATTAATTTTCTGGACGCGCCCCGCTGCTGCATGATGGGGAAAGAGTTGACCATCAACCGGTTCAAAGAGGTCGAAACTCGCTGGGGATACTCAGGCACCAGCGACCGGGTCCGATTCACCGTGGACAAAAAAATCTATGTGATTGGATTTGGCCTGTACGGCTCCATTCACGGCCCGGCTGACTACACCGCCACCATTGAAATCATCCACACTGTGTCTGGCCGCGTGATTGCTTCGAATAACGTCAGTTACAGCACTGATGGCTTCAACTACACATTCCGAGTCATGTTTAAACAGCCTGTTGAAATCATGGCTAACAACAGTTACATCGCGTCAGTTACTATAAAG GGGCCAGATTCTCATTATGGAAGTAAAGGAATGCGCAGAGTTATCATGGACTGCCCCTCGGGAAGCAAGGTGACATTCAACTTTTCGTACGCTGCAGGTAACAACAATGGAACATCTGTGGAAGACGGGCAAATCCCTGAGatcattttctgcttttga